A genomic segment from Triticum dicoccoides isolate Atlit2015 ecotype Zavitan chromosome 1A, WEW_v2.0, whole genome shotgun sequence encodes:
- the LOC119349561 gene encoding two-component response regulator ORR42-like encodes MASSLKALLVDDMSVERMVVSSMLRKFHCEIILAKNGKEAVDMFLEGNEFDIVVCDKDMPIMTGPEAIVKIRAMGATDVKIVGVSDNAMEAFMGAGADDFVPKPVRPEILQPMVQEVINKKKN; translated from the exons ATGGCATCCTCCCTCAAGGCATTGCTTGTTGATGATATGTCAGTTGAACGCATGGTTGTCTCCTCCATGCTGCGCAAGTTCCACTGCGAGATCATCCTGGCGAAGAATGGGAAAGAAGCTGTTGATATGTTTCTTGAGGGCAACGAGTTTGATATTGTTGTGTGTGATAAGGACATGCCCATAATGACCGGTCCCGAG GCCATTGTGAAGATCCGTGCTATGGGAGCCACTGATGTGAAGATCGTCGGGGTGTCCGATAACGCCATGGAGGCGTTCATGGGCGCCGGTGCTGATGACTTTGTGCCCAAACCAGTGAGGCCTGAGATTCTGCAGCCTATGGTTCAGGAggtcatcaacaagaagaagaattAA